The Candidatus Binatia bacterium genome window below encodes:
- a CDS encoding bifunctional salicylyl-CoA 5-hydroxylase/oxidoreductase, with the protein MHVTCVGGGPAGLYFAILLKRRYPAWQIRVLERNRPLDTFGWGVVFSDATLENLQQADEASHREIVRSFAHWDDIEIHFKGHTIVSGGHGFCGISRKHLLAILQRRAAELGVELAFQREIEDIAAERASCDLLVGADGINSRVRATYAEAFGPSLDRRICRFVWLGTTLPLDAFTFLFERTEHGWFTVHAYRFDEELSTFIVECREETWLAHGLDAAGTDETIAFCERLFEPYLHGHRLMANSAHLRGRDWLNFTRVSNERWVNGNVVLLGDAAHTAHFSVGSGTKLAMEDAIELANALGSEDLPGALDRYESARKLEVLKLQNAARNSTEWFENVARYATLPPEQFAYSLLTRSQRIGHENLRLRDRTYVEGVERWFGGAPVPPMFVPFRLRDMVLRNRVVVSPMDMYSAHDGTPGDFHLVHLGTRALGGAGLVFTEMTCVTREGRISPGCTGMYLAEHVPAWKRIVDFVHENSGAKICLQLGHSGPKGSTKLMWEGMDAPLDAGNWRVVGPSAIPYAPANQVPAELTKREMDEIRGAFERAAKMGLEAGFDMLELHCAHGYLLSSFITPLRNRRTDAYGGCLENRLRYPLEVFRAMRAIWPAERPMSVRISATDWVDGGITGDDAVEIARAFKAAGADLIDVSAGQTSPDAKPVYGRMFQTPYADKIRNEVGIATMAVGNITEADQVNAILAGGRADLVALGRPHLADPFWTLHAAAQLGYPDARWPVQYLSGKDQLERLVARAKEQSP; encoded by the coding sequence GTGCACGTTACGTGCGTCGGCGGCGGTCCGGCCGGCCTCTACTTCGCCATCCTGCTCAAGCGCCGCTATCCGGCGTGGCAGATTCGCGTGCTCGAACGAAACAGGCCGCTCGACACGTTCGGCTGGGGGGTCGTCTTCTCCGACGCGACGCTCGAGAATCTGCAGCAGGCCGACGAGGCGTCGCACCGCGAGATCGTCCGCTCGTTCGCGCACTGGGACGACATCGAGATCCATTTCAAAGGGCATACGATCGTCTCGGGCGGCCACGGCTTCTGCGGGATCTCGCGAAAACATCTCCTCGCGATCCTCCAACGGCGCGCCGCGGAGCTCGGCGTCGAGCTCGCATTTCAACGCGAGATCGAGGATATCGCCGCGGAACGCGCCTCCTGCGATCTGCTCGTCGGCGCCGACGGCATCAATAGCCGCGTCCGCGCGACGTACGCCGAGGCATTCGGTCCGTCGCTCGATCGCCGCATCTGCCGATTCGTCTGGCTTGGGACGACGCTCCCGCTCGACGCGTTCACCTTTCTCTTCGAACGCACGGAGCACGGTTGGTTTACCGTCCATGCGTACCGGTTCGACGAGGAACTCAGCACGTTCATCGTCGAGTGCCGAGAGGAGACGTGGCTCGCGCACGGCCTCGACGCAGCCGGCACGGACGAGACGATCGCTTTCTGCGAGCGCCTCTTCGAGCCGTATCTTCACGGCCATCGCTTGATGGCGAACAGCGCGCACCTGCGCGGACGCGACTGGCTGAACTTCACGCGCGTCAGCAACGAGCGCTGGGTCAACGGGAACGTCGTGCTGCTCGGCGACGCCGCTCACACGGCGCACTTCTCGGTCGGATCCGGCACGAAGCTCGCGATGGAGGATGCGATCGAGCTCGCGAACGCCCTCGGTTCGGAGGATCTCCCCGGCGCACTCGACCGCTACGAGTCGGCGCGCAAGCTCGAGGTGCTTAAGCTGCAGAACGCCGCGCGCAACTCGACGGAGTGGTTCGAGAACGTCGCGCGCTACGCGACGCTCCCGCCGGAGCAATTCGCTTACAGCCTGCTGACGCGCAGCCAGCGCATCGGGCACGAGAACCTTCGCCTGCGTGACAGGACCTACGTCGAGGGCGTCGAGCGCTGGTTCGGCGGAGCGCCGGTGCCGCCGATGTTCGTGCCGTTCCGCCTACGCGATATGGTGCTGCGAAATCGCGTCGTCGTTTCGCCGATGGACATGTATAGCGCGCACGACGGCACGCCGGGAGATTTTCACCTCGTCCACCTCGGCACGCGCGCGCTCGGCGGAGCGGGCCTCGTCTTTACGGAGATGACGTGCGTCACGCGCGAGGGGCGGATCTCGCCCGGCTGCACGGGGATGTATCTCGCCGAGCACGTGCCGGCGTGGAAGCGCATCGTGGACTTCGTGCACGAGAACAGCGGCGCGAAGATCTGCCTGCAGCTCGGCCACTCCGGCCCCAAAGGTTCGACGAAGCTCATGTGGGAGGGAATGGACGCGCCGCTCGACGCCGGGAACTGGCGGGTCGTCGGCCCGTCGGCGATTCCGTACGCGCCGGCGAATCAGGTGCCGGCCGAACTGACGAAGCGAGAGATGGACGAGATTCGCGGGGCGTTCGAGCGCGCGGCGAAGATGGGGCTCGAGGCGGGCTTCGACATGCTCGAGCTGCACTGCGCGCACGGCTACCTGCTCTCGTCATTCATCACCCCGCTGCGCAACCGCCGAACCGATGCGTACGGGGGTTGCCTCGAGAACCGGCTGCGCTATCCGCTCGAAGTCTTCCGCGCGATGCGCGCGATCTGGCCGGCGGAGCGGCCGATGTCGGTGCGCATCTCGGCGACGGATTGGGTCGACGGCGGCATCACCGGCGACGACGCGGTCGAGATCGCGCGCGCCTTCAAGGCAGCGGGCGCCGACCTCATCGACGTCTCGGCGGGGCAGACGTCGCCCGACGCCAAACCGGTCTACGGCCGCATGTTTCAGACGCCCTACGCCGACAAGATTCGCAACGAGGTCGGGATCGCGACGATGGCGGTCGGCAACATCACCGAAGCCGATCAGGTCAACGCGATCCTCGCGGGCGGCCGCGCCGATCTCGTCGCGCTCGGGCGCCCGCATCTCGCCGATCCGTTCTGGACGCTGCACGCCGCAGCGCAGCTCGGCTATCCCGACGCGCGCTGGCCCGTGCAGTATCTCTCCGGCAAGGATCAGCTCGAGCGGCTCGTCGCGCGCGCGAAGGAGCAGTCGCCGTGA
- a CDS encoding retropepsin-like aspartic protease has protein sequence MRTPALLPLCFWLGLIAAAPVTLASGSNATRATIPVTIGDARATCVLDTGTSAMLVSPDLAQRARLVVRAGTFELAPDGRTYVDRQTEIPRFGVAGHELRNVPALVSQNLTGPNALCGYDFFAHFPTLIDRDRRSVTLFPEPAKIARMRCTPVDLSPRVPLATVEINDTWLTHVVLDSGMAGGGALWDGVRDQLRSPLIAASEYETMPAAARSGFSCGATASVRYAQGSPASSMPVCTEPQRPDGYNGIIETNLSSVRAMAVDYPHSRICFDVAEAPRNAWSRFDALRAPRP, from the coding sequence ATGAGAACGCCCGCACTCCTCCCACTCTGCTTTTGGCTCGGCCTGATCGCCGCGGCCCCGGTCACGCTGGCGAGCGGATCGAACGCGACGAGAGCGACGATTCCCGTGACGATCGGCGACGCGCGCGCCACGTGCGTGCTCGATACCGGGACCTCGGCGATGCTCGTCTCGCCCGACCTCGCGCAGCGGGCGCGGCTCGTCGTCCGCGCGGGCACGTTCGAGCTGGCCCCCGACGGCCGCACGTATGTGGACCGCCAGACCGAGATCCCGCGTTTCGGCGTCGCGGGCCACGAGCTTCGCAACGTTCCGGCGCTCGTCTCGCAGAACCTCACCGGCCCCAACGCGCTCTGCGGCTACGATTTCTTCGCACACTTTCCGACGCTGATCGATCGCGACCGCCGCAGCGTCACGCTCTTTCCCGAGCCGGCTAAGATCGCGCGCATGCGCTGCACGCCGGTCGATCTCTCGCCGCGCGTCCCGCTGGCGACCGTCGAGATCAACGACACGTGGCTGACGCACGTCGTCCTCGACTCAGGCATGGCCGGCGGCGGAGCGCTCTGGGACGGCGTTCGCGACCAGTTGCGCAGCCCGCTGATCGCCGCCTCCGAGTACGAGACGATGCCGGCGGCCGCGCGCTCCGGCTTCTCGTGCGGCGCGACGGCGTCGGTGCGCTACGCACAGGGATCGCCGGCGAGTTCGATGCCGGTCTGCACCGAGCCCCAACGCCCCGACGGCTACAACGGCATCATCGAGACGAACTTATCGAGCGTCCGCGCGATGGCCGTGGACTATCCCCACTCCCGAATCTGCTTCGACGTCGCGGAGGCGCCGCGCAACGCATGGTCGCGCTTCGACGCGCTGCGCGCGCCGCGCCCGTAG
- a CDS encoding class I SAM-dependent methyltransferase, with translation MIPKSTFVDRAIQEYIIGTVVREEPVQRELREETARHPRAGMAIGPEQGALMQLLAKTIGARRYLEIGVFTGYSSLAMALALPPDGYVLACDVSEEFTATARRYWQKAGISGKIDLRIAPALETLAAVRAEGVAPFDMAFVDADKSNVDAYYEAALEMLRPGGLLLIDNVLWDGAVLDAATGDADTQALRQISAKVGRDERVDAVLVPVCDGLLIARKR, from the coding sequence GTGATACCGAAGAGCACCTTCGTCGATCGCGCGATCCAGGAGTACATCATCGGCACGGTCGTGCGCGAGGAGCCGGTGCAGCGAGAGCTGCGCGAGGAGACGGCGCGCCATCCGCGCGCCGGCATGGCGATCGGCCCCGAACAGGGCGCCCTCATGCAATTGCTCGCGAAAACGATCGGCGCGCGGCGCTACCTCGAAATCGGAGTCTTCACGGGCTACAGTTCGCTCGCGATGGCGCTCGCGTTGCCGCCCGACGGCTACGTGCTCGCCTGCGACGTCAGTGAGGAGTTTACGGCGACGGCTCGGCGCTACTGGCAGAAAGCGGGCATCTCAGGGAAGATCGACCTTCGCATCGCGCCGGCGCTCGAGACGCTCGCAGCCGTTCGCGCGGAGGGCGTAGCGCCGTTCGACATGGCGTTCGTCGACGCGGACAAGAGCAACGTGGACGCCTACTACGAAGCCGCGCTCGAGATGCTCCGTCCGGGCGGGCTCCTTCTCATCGACAACGTGCTCTGGGACGGCGCGGTGCTCGACGCGGCGACCGGCGACGCGGATACGCAAGCCCTGCGGCAGATCAGTGCCAAGGTCGGACGCGACGAGCGCGTGGATGCGGTCCTCGTGCCGGTTTGCGACGGTCTGCTGATCGCTCGGAAGCGATAG
- a CDS encoding alpha/beta hydrolase, whose protein sequence is MSTKFTIASSVNNDASRVVTLGDGATTTLETWGERGPIALAIHGMTSSRRSWLRLARRLGGRFRVAAYDQRGHGDSAAVEGPMALGRGVADARDVIAAIGEPVELLLGHSWGGAVAILAGELEPVARVAAIDPMVHQVADDWYEEYVAELGESFASTGEERDVKTREEFAAWESADVEGKVHAVHSMTTVPIERLWRENPAASWDLRPAIARYPKPLLLALAAQGESINDDAALEEIERDHAATVTIARFPGAGHNLHRTAFNAFADALEAWLA, encoded by the coding sequence ATCTCGACGAAATTCACGATCGCATCCTCCGTAAATAACGACGCGAGCCGCGTCGTCACGCTCGGTGACGGCGCGACGACGACGCTCGAGACCTGGGGCGAGCGCGGTCCGATCGCGCTCGCCATCCACGGCATGACGAGTTCGCGACGCTCGTGGCTCCGATTGGCGCGCCGGCTCGGCGGCCGCTTTCGCGTGGCCGCCTACGATCAACGCGGGCACGGCGACAGCGCGGCCGTTGAGGGTCCGATGGCGCTCGGGCGCGGCGTCGCCGACGCGCGCGACGTGATCGCGGCGATCGGCGAGCCCGTCGAGCTGCTGCTCGGCCACTCGTGGGGCGGGGCCGTCGCAATCCTCGCCGGCGAGCTCGAACCGGTCGCGCGGGTAGCGGCGATCGATCCGATGGTGCATCAGGTCGCCGACGATTGGTACGAGGAGTACGTCGCCGAGCTTGGGGAGTCGTTTGCGTCCACCGGCGAGGAGCGCGACGTCAAGACGCGCGAGGAGTTCGCGGCCTGGGAGAGCGCGGACGTCGAGGGAAAGGTGCACGCCGTGCATTCGATGACGACCGTGCCGATCGAGCGGCTTTGGCGCGAGAATCCGGCGGCGTCGTGGGACCTTCGGCCGGCGATCGCGCGGTATCCGAAACCGTTATTGCTCGCGCTCGCCGCGCAGGGCGAATCGATCAACGACGACGCCGCGCTCGAGGAGATCGAGCGCGACCACGCGGCCACCGTTACGATCGCGCGCTTCCCGGGCGCGGGCCACAACCTGCATCGCACGGCATTCAATGCCTTTGCCGATGCGCTCGAGGCGTGGCTCGCGTGA
- a CDS encoding DUF5069 domain-containing protein — protein sequence MPTDTQTKVVPLISSGTAGPLGVIHLPRLWLKLSLAAVGALPDGYDECGDGFDGMTLSALGLDRQRTIDFIRDRRPTYMEFEEWVVENGKTDRETIERHNAAVRGYNHADDLGRKMREASKIRNEAVKDAVMLNTIEDLDEIHDRILRK from the coding sequence ATGCCGACGGATACGCAAACCAAGGTCGTCCCACTGATCAGCTCGGGCACCGCAGGCCCGCTCGGGGTCATCCATCTGCCGCGTCTCTGGCTGAAGCTCTCGCTCGCGGCCGTCGGCGCGTTGCCCGACGGGTACGACGAGTGCGGCGACGGATTCGACGGGATGACGCTCAGCGCGCTCGGCCTCGACCGCCAGCGCACGATCGACTTCATCCGCGATCGCCGTCCGACGTACATGGAGTTCGAAGAGTGGGTCGTCGAGAACGGCAAGACCGATAGAGAGACGATCGAACGCCACAACGCGGCGGTCCGAGGATACAATCACGCCGACGATCTCGGGCGGAAGATGCGCGAAGCGTCGAAGATCCGCAACGAAGCGGTGAAGGACGCCGTCATGCTCAACACGATCGAAGATCTCGACGAAATTCACGATCGCATCCTCCGTAAATAA
- a CDS encoding NAD(P)-dependent oxidoreductase produces the protein MSTLPKIGVVGTGRMGANIAQRLHDVGYPIVALYDVNGESAAAAAAQTGGEAVTSLARVAQLSDVVLTVVTDDAAMYRIFATSGDSLLADARSKFFVNCATLSPKVHVEVERLVEERGGNALEACMASSIAQARAGTLYLMVGGRREVFERLKPMLEKMSASLKYIGPAGKAAQVKALVNMVMNINTAGLAEGLGLGDALGLDLDMLREVFSQTGANSRVLETDGADMQNREHDVYFSAAHAAKDSGIALALADESELDLPLARATFEQYEKMKALGLGELDKSGVSELTFKSRHGLAAAAARR, from the coding sequence ATGAGCACGCTTCCGAAGATCGGAGTCGTCGGCACCGGGCGTATGGGCGCGAACATCGCGCAGCGCCTCCACGACGTTGGATACCCGATCGTTGCGCTCTACGACGTCAACGGCGAGTCCGCCGCCGCAGCCGCCGCGCAGACCGGCGGCGAGGCCGTCACGTCGCTCGCGCGCGTCGCGCAACTCTCCGACGTCGTCCTGACCGTCGTCACCGACGACGCCGCGATGTACCGGATCTTCGCGACGAGCGGCGACTCGCTGCTGGCCGACGCGCGCTCGAAATTCTTCGTCAACTGCGCGACGCTTTCGCCGAAGGTGCACGTCGAGGTCGAGCGCCTCGTCGAAGAGCGCGGCGGCAACGCGCTCGAGGCGTGCATGGCCAGTTCGATCGCGCAGGCGCGCGCGGGAACGCTCTACCTGATGGTCGGAGGCCGGCGCGAGGTCTTCGAGCGGCTAAAACCGATGCTCGAAAAGATGAGCGCCTCGCTGAAGTACATCGGGCCGGCCGGTAAAGCCGCGCAGGTCAAAGCGCTCGTCAACATGGTGATGAATATTAACACCGCAGGCCTAGCGGAAGGACTCGGCCTCGGCGACGCGCTCGGCCTCGACCTCGACATGCTGCGCGAGGTCTTCTCGCAGACGGGAGCCAACTCACGCGTGCTCGAGACGGACGGCGCCGACATGCAGAACCGCGAGCACGACGTCTATTTTTCGGCGGCGCACGCCGCCAAGGACTCTGGGATCGCGCTCGCGCTCGCAGACGAATCCGAGCTCGATCTGCCGCTCGCTCGCGCGACGTTCGAGCAGTACGAGAAGATGAAAGCGCTCGGACTCGGAGAGCTCGATAAATCGGGCGTCTCGGAGCTCACGTTCAAATCACGCCACGGCCTCGCGGCCGCGGCGGCACGCCGCTAA
- the rpoB gene encoding DNA-directed RNA polymerase subunit beta, translating to MRPEPGPKRERYSFAKIPHVLEVPNLIELQKASFDWFKTEGLTEAFESISPIKDFTGNLVLEFRVRDENGNPMIFLGEPKYTIEECRERDMTYSAPLRVRVRLVTAESGEIKGIPDQEIFMGDFPLMTDKGTFMINGAERVIVSQLVRSPGVYYSQDVDTNSRPTYNATIIPNRGAWIEFETDNGTKNDETEGTIGVRIDKNRKIYVSTFIRALSRPDLGLDWESDEAILRLFGDSPLVRNSIEKDKDIKTREDALKEIYKKLRPGEPENAENAEKLLESLFFDEKRYDLAGVGRYKLNGKFHYRIENRDVDARTDHPYVVIDEYADAGLEMPPMTAKCLTRADMVAVIRRLIKVATGIVPKDDIDHLGNRRVRSVGELLQNQFRVGLLRLERVVRERMTVQDIETVTPQALINIRPVVAAIKEFFGSSQLSQFMDQTNSLAELTHKRRLSALGPGGLSRERAGFEVRDVHHSHYGRICPIETPEGPNIGLIGSLATYARVNRFGFMETPYRVVRDGVVSDEIVYLTADREDEYIVAQANTPVDSETGRITADSVVCRYAEEYIEEPAARVQLMDVSPKQIVSVATALIPFLEHDDANRALMGANMQRQAVPLLRPSAPIVGTGMEYRAAKDSGSLVVADQAGVVSAVDAKGVTVRAADGAEKTYDLLKFVRSNAGTCINQRPIVGVGDRIDAGQVIVDGPSSDQGELALGQNVLVAFMPWEGYNYEDAILISERMVKEDRFTSIHIEEYECEARDTKLGPEEITRDIPNVGEDALKDLDERGIIRIGAEVRPEDILVGKVTPKGETELTAEERLLRAIFGEKSREVRDTSLKVPHGEKGKIIDVKVFSRESGDELSPGVNHLVRVYVAQKRKILQGDKMAGRHGNKGVIAKVLPEEDMPYLEDGAPVDIVLNPLGVPSRMNLGQIMETHLGWAARMLGMSVATPVFDGAHAEDIAEWLQDAGLPADGKTWLRDGRSGERFSRPITVGLIYMLKLAHLVDDKIHARSTGPYSMITQQPLGGKAQFGGQRFGEMEVWALEAYGAAYTLQELLTVKSDDVVGRVKTYEAIVKGENVMEPGVPESFKVLIKELQSLALDVKVLTENREEVEIKTPEDEMAESERREYGLLMGDEQSALSQTVVATREAVAEAPEVEPEQEPEEEEEEIDDSKPLDATAVIPAPPPVARAAEVEEIFEEEEESPDEEVEGPQGYELEEEDEEPTYEEDKPAYEGDEDEVPFTEAPPEEEF from the coding sequence ATGCGCCCCGAGCCGGGTCCCAAGCGCGAGCGCTACTCGTTCGCGAAGATCCCGCACGTCCTCGAGGTCCCCAACCTCATCGAGCTCCAGAAGGCGAGCTTCGATTGGTTCAAGACCGAGGGGCTGACCGAGGCGTTCGAGTCGATCTCGCCGATCAAGGACTTCACCGGGAACCTCGTTCTCGAGTTCCGGGTGCGCGACGAGAACGGCAACCCGATGATCTTCCTCGGCGAGCCGAAGTATACGATCGAGGAGTGCCGCGAGCGCGACATGACCTACAGCGCGCCGCTTCGCGTACGCGTCCGCTTGGTCACGGCCGAGTCCGGCGAAATCAAAGGCATCCCGGACCAGGAAATCTTCATGGGCGACTTCCCGCTCATGACCGACAAAGGCACCTTCATGATCAACGGTGCCGAGCGCGTCATCGTCAGCCAACTCGTCCGTTCGCCCGGCGTCTACTACAGCCAAGACGTGGATACGAACTCGCGCCCGACCTACAATGCCACGATCATTCCGAACCGCGGCGCCTGGATCGAGTTCGAGACCGATAACGGCACGAAGAACGACGAGACCGAGGGCACGATCGGCGTTCGCATCGATAAGAACCGAAAGATTTACGTCTCGACCTTCATTCGTGCGCTCTCGCGTCCGGATCTCGGTCTCGACTGGGAGAGCGACGAGGCGATTCTCCGCCTCTTCGGCGACAGTCCGCTCGTCCGCAACTCGATCGAGAAAGACAAGGACATCAAGACGCGCGAGGACGCGCTGAAAGAGATCTACAAGAAGCTGCGCCCCGGCGAGCCCGAGAACGCCGAGAACGCGGAGAAGCTGCTCGAGTCGCTCTTCTTCGACGAAAAGCGCTACGATCTCGCCGGCGTCGGGCGTTACAAGCTCAACGGCAAGTTCCACTATCGGATCGAGAACCGCGACGTCGACGCGCGCACGGACCACCCGTACGTCGTCATAGACGAGTACGCCGATGCCGGCCTCGAGATGCCGCCGATGACCGCGAAATGCCTGACGCGCGCGGACATGGTCGCGGTGATTCGCCGTTTGATCAAAGTCGCCACCGGCATCGTGCCGAAGGACGACATCGATCACCTCGGCAACCGGCGCGTGCGCTCGGTCGGCGAGCTGCTGCAGAATCAGTTCCGCGTCGGCCTGCTCCGCCTCGAGCGCGTCGTCCGCGAGCGCATGACGGTGCAAGACATCGAGACCGTCACGCCGCAGGCGCTGATCAACATCCGTCCGGTCGTGGCGGCCATCAAAGAGTTCTTCGGCTCGTCGCAGCTCTCGCAGTTCATGGACCAGACGAACTCGCTCGCGGAGCTGACGCACAAGCGCCGTCTCTCGGCGCTCGGCCCGGGCGGACTCTCGCGCGAACGCGCGGGCTTCGAGGTTCGCGACGTCCACCACTCGCACTACGGCCGCATCTGTCCGATCGAGACGCCGGAAGGCCCGAACATCGGTCTGATCGGTTCGCTGGCGACGTACGCTCGCGTCAACCGCTTCGGTTTCATGGAGACGCCCTATCGCGTCGTGCGCGACGGCGTCGTCAGCGACGAGATCGTCTACCTGACGGCCGATCGGGAAGACGAATACATCGTCGCGCAGGCGAACACGCCGGTGGATTCGGAAACGGGGCGCATCACGGCGGACTCCGTCGTATGCCGCTACGCAGAAGAGTACATCGAGGAGCCCGCGGCGCGCGTTCAGTTGATGGACGTATCGCCGAAGCAGATCGTCTCCGTCGCGACCGCGCTGATTCCGTTCTTGGAGCACGACGACGCAAACCGGGCGCTCATGGGCGCCAACATGCAGCGCCAGGCCGTTCCGCTCTTGCGTCCCTCGGCGCCGATCGTCGGAACCGGCATGGAGTATCGCGCGGCAAAAGACTCCGGCAGCCTCGTCGTCGCGGATCAAGCCGGCGTCGTGAGTGCGGTCGACGCGAAGGGCGTGACCGTCCGTGCGGCCGACGGCGCCGAGAAGACGTACGACCTGCTGAAGTTCGTCCGAAGCAACGCCGGCACGTGCATCAACCAGCGGCCGATCGTCGGCGTCGGCGACCGGATCGACGCGGGCCAAGTCATCGTAGACGGACCGTCGTCGGATCAGGGCGAGCTCGCGCTCGGCCAGAACGTGCTCGTCGCGTTCATGCCGTGGGAAGGTTACAACTACGAGGACGCGATCCTCATCAGCGAGCGCATGGTCAAGGAAGACCGCTTCACCTCGATCCACATCGAGGAGTACGAGTGCGAGGCCCGCGACACGAAGCTCGGGCCGGAAGAGATCACGCGCGACATCCCCAACGTCGGCGAAGACGCGCTCAAGGATCTCGACGAGCGCGGCATCATCCGCATCGGCGCCGAGGTTCGTCCTGAAGATATCCTCGTCGGCAAGGTGACGCCGAAAGGCGAGACCGAGTTGACCGCCGAGGAGCGGTTGCTACGCGCGATCTTCGGTGAGAAGTCGCGCGAGGTTCGCGACACGAGCCTCAAAGTGCCGCACGGTGAGAAGGGCAAGATCATCGACGTCAAGGTCTTCTCGCGGGAGAGCGGCGACGAGCTGTCGCCGGGCGTTAACCATCTCGTTCGCGTCTACGTCGCGCAGAAGCGAAAGATTCTCCAGGGCGACAAGATGGCGGGACGCCACGGCAACAAGGGCGTTATCGCAAAGGTGCTCCCCGAAGAGGACATGCCGTACCTCGAGGACGGGGCGCCGGTAGATATCGTGCTCAATCCGCTCGGCGTGCCCTCGCGAATGAATCTCGGACAGATCATGGAGACGCACCTCGGGTGGGCGGCGCGTATGCTCGGCATGAGCGTTGCGACGCCGGTCTTCGACGGCGCGCACGCCGAGGATATTGCCGAATGGCTGCAGGACGCGGGGCTTCCCGCCGACGGCAAGACGTGGCTCCGCGACGGCCGTAGCGGCGAGCGCTTCTCGCGCCCGATCACGGTCGGCTTGATCTACATGCTCAAGCTCGCGCACCTCGTCGACGACAAGATCCACGCCCGTTCGACGGGTCCGTACTCGATGATCACGCAACAGCCGCTCGGCGGTAAGGCGCAATTCGGCGGCCAGCGCTTCGGCGAGATGGAGGTCTGGGCGCTCGAGGCCTACGGCGCGGCGTACACGCTGCAAGAGCTGCTGACGGTGAAATCCGACGACGTCGTCGGCCGAGTGAAGACGTATGAGGCGATCGTCAAAGGCGAGAACGTCATGGAGCCGGGGGTGCCCGAGTCGTTCAAGGTGCTGATTAAGGAACTCCAATCGCTTGCGCTCGACGTCAAAGTGCTGACGGAGAACCGCGAAGAGGTCGAGATCAAGACGCCGGAAGACGAGATGGCGGAGTCGGAGCGGCGAGAGTACGGTCTGCTAATGGGCGACGAGCAGTCGGCGCTCTCGCAGACGGTCGTTGCGACGCGCGAAGCCGTCGCCGAGGCGCCCGAGGTAGAACCGGAACAAGAACCGGAAGAGGAAGAGGAAGAGATCGACGACAGCAAGCCGCTCGACGCGACGGCGGTCATTCCGGCCCCGCCGCCCGTGGCTCGCGCCGCTGAAGTCGAAGAGATCTTCGAAGAAGAGGAAGAGAGCCCCGACGAAGAGGTCGAGGGGCCGCAGGGTTACGAGCTCGAGGAAGAAGACGAAGAGCCGACCTACGAAGAGGACAAACCCGCGTACGAGGGCGACGAGGACGAAGTGCCCTTTACCGAGGCCCCTCCCGAAGAAGAGTTCTAA